GGGCCAACCCCCCTACCCCTCCGTACCAGGGACTCCAGTAAGTACACGCAAAAACAGATGAAGTACGCAGCTCTAGAAAAATGCTGTGCATTTGATTACACGAAGCAGTACGGTATAGCAATCCAGTTTTGGACTACCTACATGAATAAATACACGGTCTAGAGACAGCGAAAAACTCATTAAATTGCGGAATACATTGTACTTTTTTCAGAGGCTGCAGCAAGGACACGCAAAAAACGGTGAAGTACGCAGCTGTAGACAAAATGCAGTTCTCTTTTGTAGACGATGAAGTGCACAACGATAACCAATGCAGTTCCGTTAACACGCAGGATACATATAAATGTGACAAATGCCCGTTCGCACAGAAAGTGGTGGTTAAAAAATTTAGTgatgaaaaataaaataaaaccacgTTAAAAAAACCACATTCGCATACAACCACCCAATCTGAGCGGTTCCATCGCCACCAGCCCACGATCACAGACGCAACACTAACCTACGATCTGCACAACCGCATCGTTAGCGAGATCATGGAGTTCATCTGATGCGGCCATcccaccccgcgccctccccttAAATTCAGACCCCTGCCAAAGGCCTTCTCATCCACAACAACACAAGTATCCATTGCGCTGCCACCAAATCGCTCCATCACATCGATCTCCACAGAAAACACCAAGCCCTACTACCGGCGATGGCGTTCAGCGACGAGTACAAGGGCATGGAGGCCCACAGCAAGACCAAGTTGCACGTCATCCACACCAACGACAAGAAGAATATGGCCATCTTCCTCGCGCAGTACGAGCGCCACCTCAGCCTCCAGCCCCACAAGATCGTCGGCATTGATCTCGAGTACAACAACGAGCCTGAAGCGACGCAGAAACCCGCCCTCTGCCAACTCTCCATCGGCAAGACTCAGCCGGTGCTGCTCTTCCAACTGAGTGCCGCTGAAAGGTGCACCGTCTTCGACAACTTCCTCGCCGACCCCAGGTACACCTTTGCAGGCTTCTCCATCGACGGCGACAAAACCAGGCTAGAGCGCGTCAATCTGGAGGTCGCCAACTTTGTCGACATCCAGAAAGAGTGGAGGGTGCCCGAGGCAACCAAGGAGTTGGACTCCCTTGGAGACGTCTCCGGCATGCTCATCGACGACTACTACAACAATATGAAGAAGAAGATCACCGACGACGAACACAAGCGCTAGGCCACCCTGCCTCTATCCATGAGGCACATTGAGTACGCGGCAAAGGACGCCTACGCAGCGTACAAGATATGGAACCGCATCACCCTTACCCAAGACGGGCTTCGCTGTGCAAAGCTGGAGAAGGAGGAGCCCCCCAAGAAGCGCGCCAGGAGCAGCTGGGTATGGGGAGACGCTAActggtgaagaagaagatggtggcGGCCAAGAGCCAACAATCCTAGCGTCGTTTTAGAATTATCATCAAATTTGCTTTATATTGTTTTCTTATGTATCGTTAGTTTGCTTGTGATCATTTGCTTTtgctgaacttagtttgcttgtcaTGCAGAATCGCTTGTAATGATGAACGTTGATTATGTTAGATTGCTTTCTATTGAACTTAGTTTGCTGACGATGAACTTGTCATACAGAATGCTTGTGATAATTTGTTTTCTGTTGTTTGCTTATGTATCATTAGATTCGAGCAGTGCACAAAACGGACGAAGATGCAGTGTGCAAATAGGACGCATGCAGTGCAAAATGTGTACAAATGCAGTACGGACTCTATCGAATGAAGTTTACACATACCAAACAAAGCAGTGCACGCCCCTAAATTTGAAAAAAAGAATACATAAGAGcaaaaacacaaaaagaaaaaatGTGACCTGTATATGTAGTGCGGAATATGTGAACATGCCGTACAGAAACATAATCAATGCAGTGCACAGATGATTTACTAAGCAGTGCACGCCCCTACGTTTGAAAAAAGAATACATAAGAGCAAAAACACGAAAACAAAATGAGAACTGTACATGTAGTACGGAATACGTGCACATGCAGTACGGAACCTTGATCAATGCAGTGCACGGATGATTTACTAAGCAGTGCACGCCCCTACATTGGAAAAAATACATGAGAGAAAATGTTAAAAAAATTGACCGCCCAGGTGCAACCGGCCCCAGCCAGTCTCGTAGTAGATCTACGCCCACACCAGGCGAGTCGTTCTGAGCCACGATGCATGGGGCCGGGCACACATGGGCCCACAGGTCAGAGAGCATAGAGGAGCGAACGCCGTGTATAGGCGCCCAAATAAGTAAAGAGAGGAGTTCGATATGGCTGCCTCGCcagcgcttataaacaggtcaGGCGCTCTTTccgcgggcgaggtgggactaaacattaggCCGCACACAAAAGGCACCGGGAACCAGCCATGCTCATAGGTAGACTTGGGCCCAATGTGTCTTCCCTCCCTGAACACAGGCCCAACAGACAAAAGAGAGGCTATAGAAAATTAAAAACAAAATCCCACATACCACTCCACAGACACAGGCCCAACCTTGCGCTCCGCAGTTCGTCGTGATATGACAATGCAGTACGCTTTTTCAAGTAAGCAGTCCTGTTGCTTCTCAAATGCATTCACGTACACTGACTCAGAACCAATCCACCACCTAACACCAACCAGAACATTTATTACTTCCGTTGCTCAATTGGTTGCATAAAAACGTATCCATTTGTGCTCCAGACTAACAAAAGTCCTCCCCCCGTTCCTCTTTTTCTTCAAATCGTAGATATAGGGTTCATCCCATCCCTAGCTCTTCTCTCAAATTCCACTGAACCCGCCATGGACTGTAAGTGCTGGTGTTTGGCAAGGATGGCGCCGGTAGCGGACACATGCGTGTACACAGAAGGTCTAGAGCTCACCAACACCGAGTGGCGCAGCATGCTCGGGTGCCTGATGATACCCAACAGGGGGTTTCGGGCGCCATTTCTTCATCGCCTCACAACCGCAGATCTGCAGGAAAGTTGGTATGCTTTTCCCCCCACAATTTTCCACATAATCTAGGCTGCAAATCCACATCTGAATATATAGTGCAATCAATTTGTTCAGTAGTGTCAACAAatacaaaacagaatttgtaTTGTTGTTCAGATTTGTTAGCTATTAAGACTAGATGCTTCCACTTATTTTTCTCCAGTACCACACCGGATATCGACACTAGTTAGATCAGAACCCCAACACACGAACAAAAAAGAGGGTGAGTAGATCAGCGTTGCAGTTCTCTTAACACGATGGCGAAGTACACTGTAACTGACCCTGTTGTACAAGCATGTTGCAGTATAATATATATCCTAGTAAAACTAGAGGCCAATTCCGTATATAAGTTTGTTCATACATTGCAACTACTTTAGAAAATAGTAGTCATATATTTGTAAGTATTTAAGTCAACATAAACTGACCATCCTAAGTATAAAGAAAAACATTTGCTGTCTACTTATAAAATTCTTTTTCCACCCATTCCAAAATGCAGAAACTGCCATCCACAATAAAATTTCCTGCTCCGAGTTCAGGGAAGGTTACTTTGGAGACACAACACAGGAATGGGTATGCAGACATGCAAGCTGACTACCACATCGACTCTGAAGACTGCATCAACATAACTACTCGTTGGAAAGATTTTGTCTCCCAGAATGGCTTTGAGGTCGGAGAAGTGGCCATGGTGTTTTTCTACAAAGAAGAAGACTCCCTCAAGTTTACAATATTTGCACTCTAGGctgtctaatatgaagcaagccatcAGTTCCATATTTCTAATGCTTTGCTTATGGTGTACTTCATTTTATCATCCTTTTTAGACAAGTTGCTGCTGGCAGTAATGTAGTTCCCTCAAACACATAGTGTGgtcctaaaaataaaaaaaaagtaGTTTTGCAGTTAACATATGATGCTCAATAACAATTCTGATAGTATGCAGTTCAAAAAAATTGTTATAATAACTATTCAGCTAACACAAGCATATAATGGACCATCCATTCTAATAGCAGAATAGAACATTAACCATACTGCTAATGTAGTACGAAAGTGCATATTATGCCGTCCTCTAGAACATAGAATGCAGTTTAAGAAAAGAGAAATCTCATAAGCTGCCATAACCACTGTAATGCAGCTACAATGAAGTACACTACTAACGAAAATGCAGTGTACTACAACGTATGCCACAACTACAACAAATAAAATTAAAGCAGTAGAAATCCAGACATGTGGTAGACTAACAGAGGTGTCAATTCACTCGCACTTCCATAACTCGCCTAAAAATTGTCCAACCACTAAACTATCGAAAAATACCCCCGCAAAAAATTACATGGAAGACACGACAACTGGACGAACAGCATTAGCTTTCATTTAAAAATTGCAATTCAAAAAATGACGATTATACCTGCAATACAATGAATTCAAACATATAGCAACAGTAATTACAAGATTCAAACACCCATGGACGCACAAAATCCAAAAAATCAACAAGAACAGAGGAGCGGACGAAGCTCACCCGCCCACACAATCAAATTCACAGGAATTGAAAACTAACTCCTAAAAATTAACAAATTGTAGAGTGAACGGACCGATTAAAACAAAAGCAATCAAAGAATTCCTACTAACAAACAACATCCGAGCAAAAAAAAAAGTCGCATCTGACACGAACACGAAAGAACAGAGAAAGCTCGTCCGCCAAATCCCTCGATTTGCAAGCACTCTAGTAGATTTTCCTGTAAATTAGAACGAATAAAGGTCAAATGAGATGCAGAGACACACCAAATCATCCTGCAACACCCGATTCCACACAGAAAACGCGGGCGGAACACCAGAAAATGAAGCAGTTCTCCCATGAAGCATTGCAGTGCCCAACGTAAAGATGATGCAGTTCGCTTCTGTAGAGCGTGCAGTGCAGAAGTGttatcagaatagttattctgctaatattagaagaatagaccggctgtatatatatatatatatatatatatatatatagtgttactattcatcacccagggtgcagaataagttattcttcatcCTTACATTCATATTGATTTACTGCATAAAATTGGGCATAACAAAAAAATATAGGTCAAAAATTGTATTTTATGTACATTTTACACTATACTTTTACatttgtaattttacataacataaaaAAAACATTACGACGAGTGTAGGTTTTCTTCCGTTCTTTTTTTATGTCTAAAATAAGACAAAATTTATGAAACGTAAAATTACGGTGCATAGATGATAAAATAGAGGTGGGTGAAggataactattcctcacccagggtgacgaatagtcaatccctatatatatatatatatatatatatatatatatatatatatatatatatatatatacatctgAGCTATTCCGCAACCCATTCCTGAATAACCTATTTAGGAACCGTTCCTAACTGCACGAGAACAGACAGCTAACTATGCAAACTATACTAGTTAACTGCAGAGCGGACTTTTTCTAGCATCTTTTTCGCACTGGTTTTTGGGTCGTAATTATTTAACTGCTAATCGGATTGATGCAACTGATATACCTTTGGATAGCTATTGAGAAGGAgcaaaaaactcattttggtcGTTTTCCCAAAATCGATCCGGTTTTTaaagaaaatacaaaaaattGAAAATCCATCAAAGGAGTTTTCAATGTTCTTGTGAAAGGAATTTTCAAAGCTTTTGTCGGAATGATGCGTATGATACACCATTTGAAAGGTACCGATTAACCCAAACTTTGGCATATATAACATGTTTTCGGATTTGCTACATTTTAAAAGCAGTTTTCAAAAAACCAACATCATTTTCGACATTTTTTGCCGGAAATGCTACAAAACACGCTAACTGCTCACGTGGAATAGCTAACTGACATATGCTGGTAGGCTAACTGCTGAGACTGAAGAAAattgttttttttcttctataCTTTTATCATCACGTGAAGTTAACTTTCGGGAGTGAAATAGCTAACTGCTAGGAATCACAACAGTTAGCACCAAGTTAACTGCGGGACTGAAAATGTTGTTTTGTTTTTTGATTGGGTCAAGCTAACTGCGGGTATGAAATACCTAAATGCGCGCGATGAGCAAGCTAACTGCAATGCCTCAGAATACTTTTTTTGCTTCTTTtgtttttaattctttttttctatttttccttGTTCATGTTAACCGCCGGGACTAGAATAGCTAACTGTCAAGACTCCGATAGTTAACTGTCAGGATTGAAAAtacttgtttttgttttttgcccGGTTCAAGCTAACGGCCGGGAGTAAAATAGCTAACTGCCTGGGATTGCGGCAGTTAACACCAAGTTAACTGCCGGGGttaaaaatatttttttgtaCCTCACGCAAGAAGGGGCTTGGCAAACAAACTGAATCCTCTCATTAGAATGTTATTTTTTGCccacttttttttgttttttcctggTTTTTCCCGGACCAAGCTAACTGCCGGTATTCAAATAGCTAATTGTCGGGGATTGCAGCAGTTAACAACAAGTTAACTCCAGGACTGAAGGtaccaatttttttattttttatttttatccCTGGGTCATTCCAATTGCGGGGCCTGAAATATCTAACTGCCGGGACTGCGGCAGTTAAGAACTAGTGAACTGCTTGAGTGAAGAtatcaattttttttctttcgttcTTTTTTTTGCCAAGGTCACGCTAACTGCTCGAGTGCGCATGGCAGTTAAGTGTTCAAGTTAAGTCAACTGCTAATCTAAGCACAAGTCAACTGCTACAGTTTTAGTTCACTAACTGCATTGGAGGAGAGCACTGGTGGATAGCTACGTTGGAGTAGATCCGGCCGTGCTTGCCATGAATCAGGTCACCCCGGCCGATGGCAAAGGAAGAGATGGGTGGAGCAGAGGAGGTGATGGAGTTTTCAGGTGGGAGAGCCGGCGCTAAGTCCCTAGCGATGATGGCTGCCAGTGCGCCACCCCGGCCCACCCCGTCAGTGTGCCGCCACCAGCAACCTCCCCCGTGTGAGCCACCCAACTGGCCCCTCCCGCCTACCTATCTGGTAACTGCTGCAACGGCCATGGGTAACCGCGACCAGCACCTACACGAGGAAAGGAGGGGGAACGACAAGTGCTTTTCTCGTCGCCCGGTGAAGAGGCACTGGAGATGTGGCCGTGGCTGTCGACTGGAAAGGGGGAGGTGTGCGGCAGGGCGCAGGGCCTCCACTGGATCCATTCCTAAATAAGCTATTCAGGAACCATTCCTAACTGCTCGAAAACAGATAAGCTAACTGTGCGTCATATACTAGTTAACTGCTGAGCGGACTTTTTCTGGTACCGTTTTTCCGCACTAATTTTTTATCGTAATTTTTGAACCGTTTATTGCGTACCTAAGCTCGCTCGCTCCCTTGCGTCGCTACCGCGCCGCTCGCTCCCTCACTCGCTCCCTTCGGGAAATGAAACATGTTAGGAGGGGGTGATTCCTAAATAAGCTTATTTAGGAACTCTAGAGGGGGGTTTCTAAATAGTCCCACCCTATATAtgtacatacatacatatatataacatatatacaGGACATAATACATGTTTTGAGGTTGCCTTTCACTATTGATATACTAACaatacatgagatgtataatgcgAAAATTATATCATTAGAAGCTCTTTCCATGTACGAATTTGATGGTGTGCTTTACGTAAATTGCATGTCacatattattgctctaacatgTGGTCAAAATTTGCCTTggaaaacacattaggccctatatacaTGGAAGAAGGAAGTAAGGGCATCTCCATAGCCGATCCGCAAATGACTCCGGTATAGTCTGTTACTATGTTTGGACATGGTCCGCGAACATGATACGAAAGAGAGCCAATTCAACCATTTTTAAAAATTAATTTTTATTTGTCCGAttgggaggagagagaggagaggggaccATGCATGCGTGGAGAGAGAAAAGACATAAGGACTACATGGTGGCTTTTTGTTGGTCAAATGGATGACCGGACACCGGATTTGCTGAAAAACGGATGCCCAGACCATTTCGCGGACCGATGGAGGTCCCCACTGAATAAAAAAAGTTGACACAAACGATTCAGACACCACAAAATATAACGGAGCTTTGAGGGTCTCCTTCAGAGATGCCCTAACAAAACCAAAATTAGTGTATATATGTACGTAAATTCTCGTTTACTTCATATAACAAatctaaaaaataaaaaaaaagttcCTTAAGGCATTCATAGTCAATTAGACAGACAAGGTTAAACATAAGACCAGGTCAAGCAGATACATGAACTGCATAATACACTTATTTATATATCAATGAGGAAACCGAACATAGCTAAGACAAAATTATGATTGCAAAGGGCTCATCTTTATAAATGTGAGCAAATATGGTTCGAAATTTCTTTACATAAAACAAAATAGAAATACTTCTAATAAAACTTTATAAAATCTAGCTAGCACATCGGGCGGGCCACTTTACTAGTTAACTACAACCAcactacaagttcttactcatgtactataaataacaaattgaacattttatgaggaaggtaaatataactgatACAACATAGCGATAGTGTTTGGATGACAACAAATTGATattaacaggtgtgtacatgcacaaatttagtaacatagaactaatagcactaaggccgtccactatgtatgccaaaaccggtgtaaagacaactattgctacatctcgcaccggtgccctgcacaggtgagccgatgcagcggaaaataatcagggacccggactctagagcacctagttgctctgatgcccagttccttcgtgccataaagatttagtattttactgcttggctgctcgaatgtgtggaccaaagttggctgcacaaactacTGAAGCGGTgtcaaataattttctaatggcaccgctgatgagatggcaacatttttagatactaggtacaaactgtgacactatcttaggatgcgtttggttgaaggtgtggtatgaatgggttgggaccgtgacagtgtctaaatcacatctaacaaatgatttgtaacaacgaaagagggtctaaccttctctgcacatgccagaaacttcctcccactatccacaaattcaaacgcaactagcttcatgcatggagattgatggtgacaacgagtaGACAGATCTTCAGCCGCCCCACTCCATTCGTTgcaactgatggtcctagggagctacaagaggaataaatgactcaaatcgactgccgggtaaaaatccttcattacAAGTCATAGcacgagagagagaagagaggcatacccgggtggtgaaggagtcgccAGAGGAgaaggaaccgctggagaggtctttgaagaagaccatggcgaccccggcggtaggatgcaagacggcgagagcgaggaagcaagcgaggaagcggctatagcttaggaaggaaggaaggaggaaacaggggaaatgtgacttgtggtcggggacaaaagggggtggggaagggagGTAGATATTTCGGTGGTAGACCAAAAATTttgaaatgtggagggaaactttgcgcgcggtgccgctggacaccattcactttgaacgattgtgtgcatcgcaaatgattcttctgctttacgtgcatgggatgagtttgataattcaaattttggtggaaatttccccgggtacgtcattgcataatttaacattgcttgctaatttgggcacacagtccacacttactgaatcgagcaatcttagtaattaaacagagctacTTGACCTAaaattgctctaacaaaagaccaacattaaaaacaaagcctaagtacacataattttaacaaatctgATGTGGGCGTTCTGGGCACCGGGGTACCCAGACATGCCAGCCAGCGGCCCGTCGCGTGGCTCCATCGATGGtctggtatggcccatcttcagcacCGACAACAAaagagcctcgcgaggtggacgatgtcaagacctccagaaggattggcctcctcaggctggctcctgaggagcggataTTTCTATGCAAGCCCTCACATTGTGAGGTTCGGATGACACAAGCCATGaggaccaaggccaggcgggcaccagcaaGCGCAGAGCAgtaggtttcctctttggtgctaaggaggctagTGCAGGCGCAGAGTCCCGAGGAATAAACTAAAGGTTTCCATTTCCaggctacaagaccaagaccgccaggacggcatgacggaggtcatcgccgagcccaccacggcgtcacgaccaAAAGCTTTGTAGGCGAATACCACCTTtcatcaggataagatgtactagttgtctcccttcgaatttggccgttgtgggatcccttcccgccttcattttgggaagtggaccaacgccactataaatagagcgtagccaccaccatagagagggATCTGATGGGCTCcagttcatcctcacacccaccagctcactaatgacccacaagtataggggatcaattgtagctctattcgataagtaagagtgtcgaaccaacaaggagcagaaggaaatgacaagtagtttttagtaaggtattgtctgcaagtgctgaaattgtaagtagcgggtagtttgatagcaagataatttgtaacgagcaagtaacgataattgtatcaagtatgcagcaaggtagcacaatccttttgaggaaaaggacaggccaaaacaatctcttataataagcaaagcgttcttgagggtacacgggaatttcatctagtcactttcatcatgttggtttgatttgtgttcgctactttgataatttgatatgtgggtggactggtgcttaggtgctgttcttacttgaacaaacctcctacttatgattaatcctccaacaagcatccgcaactacgaaaaaagtattaagaaaaaattccaaccatagcattaaactctaggatccaatcggttccttacggaatagtgcataaactggggtttaagtttctatcactctcgcaacccaccatctatttactactccacaatgcattcccttaggcccaaatatggtgaagtgtcatgtagtcgacgttcacatgacacaactaagggaatcacaacatacataccatcaaaatatcgaacacatatcaaactCACATgcttacttgcaacatgatttattcTGTGacatcaagaacaaaagtaactactcacaaacaacaaacatgctcatgatcagaggggtactAATATGCATAATGGGTCTGAACATATAATCTGCCACCAAATAAACcgtatagtaatcaactacaagatgtatttaacactactagtcaccccctagcaacaatctatagttccggtaacaagattgaatacaagagatgaactagggttttgagaggagattgtgctggtgaagatgttaatggagattgccttccccaagatgggagagttgttggtgatgatgatgacaatgatttccccctctagGAGGGATGTTCCCCCGACAGAATCGCTcagccggagggcaaaagtgctcctgcccaagttctgcctcaagacgtcggcgcttcgtcccgagaccctcctccttattttttctaggtcaaaatgacttatataccaaaatatgggcaccggaggtgggccgaggaggccacaacccaccagggcgcgccaagggggcctggcgcgcccaggtgggttgtgcccacctggtggcccccctctgttagttattggctccaatatttcttaaatattccataaaaaatccttgtcaagtttcagctcatttggatatgtgcagaataggtggcatGACGTacctttttcaggtccagatttctagctgccggaattctccctctttgtgtgtaccttgtaaattatgagagaaaaggcattagaatcactgcaaaaagcattattatggataaaaacattataaattacagtaagaaaacatgatgcaaaatggacgtatcaactcccccaagcttagacctcgcttgtcctcaagcgaaaaccgaaatcgaaaacatgtccacatgctttgagagagaggtgtcgataaaaacaaaataca
This genomic window from Aegilops tauschii subsp. strangulata cultivar AL8/78 chromosome 4, Aet v6.0, whole genome shotgun sequence contains:
- the LOC141021739 gene encoding uncharacterized protein; translated protein: MAFSDEYKGMEAHSKTKLHVIHTNDKKNMAIFLAQYERHLSLQPHKIVGIDLEYNNEPEATQKPALCQLSIGKTQPVLLFQLSAAERCTVFDNFLADPRYTFAGFSIDGDKTRLERVNLEVANFVDIQKEWRVPEATKELDSLGDVSGMLIDDYYNNMKKKITDDEHKR